CCTATGCCAAATAAAAATTTGGAAGTTGTTAAATCATTAAGATACTCTTGATATTTTACGTCAAATTCATCGGTAGTACGATTATCATTTTTTGTAAAAGGTAATTTTTGGGTAAAGTTATACCTAATTTGATGACCTAAATCTGTATTTTCTGGAATTAGCATCACGCTAAATGCTAATAACAAAATAACAATTAAAAATTTCTTTGTATTTACTACTAATAAATATAAAATAACAATAATAAAGAAGGCTGTAGAAAATGATAAAATTCCTGCAAGTAAATGAATTTTATTTCTATGCTTTTTTAATTTGAAATTATCCGCAATTAATAAAAAGGCACTACAAGTCCCTACTACACCTGGTTCATAAAACATTCCGTGAAATCGTTGTAAAATACCATAAGGTGCGAGTCTAATAACAGAACCAATATAATGGTTATATTTATTTCCGAAACTATTAATAATAGATTCGGGTTTAATATCAATATTTAACAATATTAAGATAAAAACAATTAAACCTGGTATATATGAAATAGCTATAATGGATGAAAAGAATGAGAAGATTTTTACCCAATCTTCTTTTTTAATAAATACCATCAATAATAATGATAAAGTAAAAACATTTGTAATAAAAAATGCTTTAAATCCTAGTGTAATTGTATATAATAATAACAACAAAGCTACACCAATTAACAAAGGACGATGCACAGCTAATAAATTTTTTTCACGATACACATATATCGCGATAACAGCAACATATAAAAGGAAAGCTGGCGCTAAAAATATAGTTTGATTGTTCCATATTACATATGGTTTTAAAAAAATAAATCCATACATACTAATAATGAAAGCAAAAATCACATAAAAATCAACGTTATTTTTCCACCATTCTTTATACTTATAAAAGAAATTCTTCATATAAATTTACCTCAACTTACTTTATATTCATTGCATGTACATGATTCATCTTATAAACATAAGGATTACTATGTATCGAATATGCATTGATCAATTATAAACTGGAGTACAACTCCAATAGCCTCTTTTCCATTTCATTCCATGAGTACTTGTTTTCATACACATTCAAAGCATTGTTAGACATCTCTTCTCTTAATTGTTTATTCTCATAAAGAACATGTAATGCTTCTTTTGTATCTGAAATGTTATGATAGTCCACTACAAATCCTATTTTTTCGTCGTCAACAATTTTATCAACACCAGTATTCTTTGCAACTAATAAAGGTTTCCCAAGCATCATTGCCTCATACATTTTATTGGGTGCTGAATACTTATGATTAGGGATATCTGGGTTATAAATACAAAATAGTACATCCGCCTCGTTAGATATTTCTAGTGATTTGGAGTAGTCTACTTTACCTAAAAAGTGAATATTAGGCGCGTCTTTTATATTATTTAAAATATCCTTTTCTCTCACCCCAAATCCAGCAATGTTTAATGTGAATTTTGGTTCACTCTTTACAATTTCAATCATTTCATCTAAAAAACGATCATTTTGTAAAACACCAACATAACTAATAACTAGTTGGTTTGTTTTTTTATTTATTTTCCCATTTATGGTAATGTTATCCGGTGTATTATGAATAAAAGCAATCTTCTTATATGTAGAACATCTAATTTGATCTAATCTATATTCAGTGGGTAGAATAATAGCATCTGCACTTTTAATTGCAAAACAATCT
The genomic region above belongs to Massilibacterium senegalense and contains:
- a CDS encoding glycosyltransferase family 4 protein: MKNVVFVAANPFNPDPRAEKQMISLEKNNYHVFAIGWDRFSDQDTIGKLGENIKVYRKGIPSDFGLGKKNLIPLIKWQFSLLKMLIKQRKQYDIIHAANFDSILPSLMMKLLFRKKVTYDIYDFYVDSFPVPNKLKKLVLKLDCFAIKSADAIILPTEYRLDQIRCSTYKKIAFIHNTPDNITINGKINKKTNQLVISYVGVLQNDRFLDEMIEIVKSEPKFTLNIAGFGVREKDILNNIKDAPNIHFLGKVDYSKSLEISNEADVLFCIYNPDIPNHKYSAPNKMYEAMMLGKPLLVAKNTGVDKIVDDEKIGFVVDYHNISDTKEALHVLYENKQLREEMSNNALNVYENKYSWNEMEKRLLELYSSL